One Canis lupus dingo isolate Sandy chromosome 29, ASM325472v2, whole genome shotgun sequence genomic region harbors:
- the LOC112650671 gene encoding glutathione S-transferase P-like has product MPPYTIIYFPVLGCYKAMHMLLVDQDQSWKEEVVTMETWMKGSLKASYLYGQLPKFQDRDVTLYQSSAILQHLGHSLGLYGKDHQEAALLDVVNDGVKDLRGKCALLIYTNYEAGKEEYVKALPGYLKPFETLLSQNEGGQAFIMGNQIFFADYNLLDLLLIQQVLATRCLDSFSLLSVYVACLSTRPMLKVFLASPEHMNRPINGNGKQ; this is encoded by the coding sequence ATGCCACCCTACACCATCATTTACTTCCCTGTTCTAGGGTGCTACAAGGCCATGCACATGCTGCTGGTTGACCAGGACcagagctggaaggaggaggtggTGACCATGGAGACCTGGATGAAGGGCTCACTCAAGGCCTCCTATCTGTATGGGCAGCTCCCCAAGTTCCAGGACAGAGATGTCACCCTGTACCAGTCCAGTGCCATCCTGCAACACCTGGGCCACTCCCTTGGGCTCTATGGGAAGGACCACCAGGAGGCGGCCTTGCTGGATGTAGTGAACGATGGTGTGAAGGATCTCCGCGGCAAATGCGCCCTCCTCATCTACACTAACTACgaggcaggaaaggaggagtATGTGAAGGCACTACCAGGTTACCTGAAGCCTTTTGAAACCTTGTTGTCCCAGAATGAGGGGGGCCAGGCCTTCATCATGGGAAACCAGATTTTCTTTGCAGACTACAACCTGCTGGACTTGCTGCTGATTCAACAGGTCCTGGCCACTCGCTGCCTGGACTCCTTTTCCCTGCTCTCAGTCTATGTGGCATGCCTCAGCACCAGACCCATGCTCAAGGTGTTCCTGGCGTCCCCCGAGCACATGAACCGCCCCATCAATGGCAACGGGAAGCAGTGA